A window from Rhodothermales bacterium encodes these proteins:
- a CDS encoding type II toxin-antitoxin system HicA family toxin codes for MISATSSHECPRDPSLLESDGWVLVRTKGSHRQFKHSTKSGTVTVAGKPGEDIPRGTLNSILKQAGLKTED; via the coding sequence TTGATTTCAGCCACGAGCTCTCATGAATGTCCGAGAGATCCTTCCCTACTTGAATCCGACGGTTGGGTCCTGGTTAGAACCAAAGGTAGCCATCGACAATTCAAGCATAGTACCAAAAGTGGGACGGTCACTGTTGCCGGCAAACCCGGCGAGGATATTCCCCGTGGCACATTAAACAGCATTCTAAAACAAGCCGGCCTCAAAACCGAAGATTAA
- a CDS encoding type II toxin-antitoxin system HicB family antitoxin, with protein MRYAIVIEKGDTSYGAYVPDLPGCVAVGVSEEEVRQLIQDAIAFHIEGMLESGEVIPTPHSQVDYVQVKIAA; from the coding sequence ATGCGTTACGCCATCGTCATTGAAAAGGGGGATACCAGTTATGGCGCCTATGTGCCCGATTTGCCTGGCTGTGTAGCCGTGGGAGTGTCGGAAGAGGAAGTGCGTCAACTCATTCAAGACGCAATTGCGTTTCATATCGAAGGTATGCTAGAAAGTGGCGAGGTCATCCCGACGCCCCATTCCCAGGTTGATTACGTGCAAGTCAAGATAGCCGCGTGA